A genome region from Tolypothrix sp. PCC 7712 includes the following:
- a CDS encoding class I SAM-dependent methyltransferase — protein sequence MEEYYKEDLAFIHDVGFNDYALKSAPGILEILAQHNIREGLLVDLGCGSGLSTQEFTKAGYDVLGIDISKSMIALARARVPNAEFRIGSLFEAEIPPCNAVTSIGECLNYQFDAKSDRQTLSHLFYRIYHALNPGGVFIFDIAEPGQITQGITKGFSEGEDWIVLVEKQENQQQNILTRRIITFRTVGEHYRRDDEIHYSNLK from the coding sequence ATGGAAGAGTATTACAAAGAAGACCTCGCATTTATTCATGATGTCGGTTTTAATGATTATGCTCTCAAGTCTGCTCCTGGGATATTGGAAATTCTGGCACAACACAATATCCGAGAAGGGCTGCTCGTAGACTTAGGTTGTGGTAGCGGTTTATCGACGCAAGAGTTTACCAAAGCTGGGTATGATGTTTTGGGAATTGATATTTCTAAGTCGATGATTGCACTCGCACGCGCCAGAGTCCCAAATGCTGAGTTTAGGATTGGTTCATTGTTTGAGGCTGAGATTCCGCCTTGCAATGCTGTGACATCAATAGGTGAATGCCTTAACTACCAGTTTGACGCAAAAAGCGATCGCCAAACCCTCTCTCATCTTTTCTATCGCATATATCACGCCTTAAATCCTGGGGGTGTCTTCATTTTCGACATTGCAGAACCAGGACAAATTACCCAAGGAATCACTAAGGGATTTAGTGAAGGTGAAGATTGGATAGTACTGGTTGAGAAGCAAGAAAATCAACAGCAAAACATTTTAACCCGCCGGATTATCACCTTTCGCACAGTGGGAGAACACTACAGACGTGATGACGAAATCCACTATAGCAATCTTAAATGA
- a CDS encoding MarR family winged helix-turn-helix transcriptional regulator has translation MPKLGKPTEECAARVMETVPLLMRFIRADMRSHNAESLSIPQLRSLAFLNRNPGASLSEVAEHLGVTCATASTTIERLVQRDLVQRTDHPQERRRIVLNLTESGKFLLLQSQATTRAHIADILDGLTPEQISQIEAGLTLLKNVFEQTEVKKAP, from the coding sequence ATGCCCAAGCTCGGAAAACCCACGGAAGAATGTGCTGCGAGAGTAATGGAAACAGTTCCCTTGCTGATGCGGTTTATCCGAGCAGATATGCGTAGTCACAATGCTGAATCTCTATCCATACCTCAGTTGCGATCGCTAGCTTTTCTCAATCGCAATCCTGGTGCATCATTATCTGAGGTAGCAGAGCATTTAGGAGTTACCTGCGCTACAGCATCAACAACAATTGAACGCTTAGTACAACGCGATTTAGTACAGCGTACAGATCATCCTCAAGAACGGCGGCGAATAGTTTTGAATTTAACAGAATCAGGAAAATTTCTGTTGCTGCAATCCCAAGCAACTACTCGCGCTCATATTGCCGATATTCTTGATGGTCTGACACCAGAACAAATATCACAAATTGAAGCAGGGTTGACTCTACTAAAAAATGTCTTTGAGCAAACAGAAGTTAAAAAAGCTCCTTAA
- a CDS encoding ATP-binding cassette domain-containing protein, which produces MTKLTGRADRMETATNFPQSVILQTHELTRRFDSFTAVDGLNLSVAAGEVFGLLGPNGAGKSTVIKMLTTLLPPSAGRGTIAGYDVTHQSQAVRKAIGYVPQALSADGSLTGYENLLIFAKLYDIPSQRRQQRIRDVLEFMGLEEVAHRLVRNYSGGMIRKLEIAQSILHRPQIMFLDEPTVGLDPVARNQVWNLVKELHTNYGTTIFLTTHFLEEADSLCNRVAIMNRGKVITTGSPTDLKAALDTPNATLDDVFIHYTGAELASGVSYRDTARTRRNAQRLG; this is translated from the coding sequence GTGACAAAACTGACAGGAAGAGCAGACCGAATGGAAACTGCTACTAACTTTCCACAATCGGTCATATTGCAAACTCACGAACTCACACGCCGTTTTGACAGCTTTACTGCTGTTGATGGCTTGAATTTATCTGTAGCAGCAGGTGAAGTATTCGGCTTGCTTGGCCCCAATGGAGCAGGGAAAAGCACAGTAATTAAGATGTTGACAACGCTACTACCGCCCAGTGCTGGTAGAGGAACCATAGCTGGTTATGATGTCACTCATCAATCTCAGGCTGTAAGAAAAGCTATTGGTTATGTACCACAAGCGCTTTCTGCTGATGGGAGTCTTACAGGCTATGAAAATCTCTTAATCTTTGCCAAGCTGTATGACATTCCATCTCAGCGTCGCCAACAGCGCATCCGTGATGTGCTGGAATTCATGGGTTTAGAGGAAGTCGCCCATCGCTTAGTGAGAAATTATTCTGGGGGGATGATTCGCAAACTGGAAATTGCCCAATCCATCTTGCATCGGCCGCAAATTATGTTCCTCGATGAGCCAACTGTGGGACTCGATCCGGTGGCGCGCAACCAAGTCTGGAATTTGGTTAAGGAACTCCATACAAATTACGGCACAACTATCTTTTTAACTACTCACTTTTTGGAAGAAGCGGACAGCTTGTGTAATCGAGTAGCGATTATGAATCGGGGTAAGGTGATTACAACTGGCTCACCCACAGATTTAAAAGCTGCTTTAGATACACCAAACGCCACTTTGGATGATGTGTTTATTCACTATACAGGGGCCGAATTAGCATCAGGAGTTAGTTATCGTGACACAGCAAGAACCAGACGTAATGCTCAACGGTTGGGTTGA
- a CDS encoding ABC transporter permease: MTQQEPDVMLNGWVDPQPRNRGNFISAIAELFSKTLVIAELEIRKLRHDPYDLLIRGVQPALWLLVFGQVFTRTRAIPTGDLSYLEFMAPGILAQSVLFVAIFTGGMTLIWERDLGIVHKFLASPVPRAAMVLGKAVACGIRSLSQIVIIYGLALLLGVKLNLHPWAILEVVIIVLLGAACFCVFSLIIGCLVRSRERFTGIGQLITMPLFFASNAIYPLSLMPGWLHLISSINPLTYEVDALRGAMIAHGSSIYGFGLDCTILLLTLIGLTIICGRLYPRVAM, encoded by the coding sequence GTGACACAGCAAGAACCAGACGTAATGCTCAACGGTTGGGTTGATCCTCAGCCTCGAAATAGAGGTAATTTTATTTCTGCGATCGCAGAATTATTTAGCAAAACTCTTGTCATCGCTGAACTAGAAATACGTAAACTGCGCCACGATCCCTATGATTTATTAATTCGGGGCGTACAACCTGCATTGTGGCTGTTAGTTTTTGGGCAAGTTTTCACCCGCACTCGCGCTATCCCTACAGGAGACTTATCTTATTTAGAATTTATGGCTCCGGGGATTCTCGCTCAAAGCGTACTTTTTGTAGCCATTTTCACTGGTGGGATGACGCTGATTTGGGAGCGAGATTTAGGAATTGTACATAAATTTCTCGCTAGTCCTGTACCCCGCGCTGCAATGGTGTTGGGTAAAGCTGTAGCCTGTGGAATCAGGAGCTTATCACAAATAGTAATTATCTATGGATTAGCCCTGCTGTTAGGTGTCAAGCTCAATTTGCATCCTTGGGCTATTCTCGAAGTCGTGATAATTGTGCTGTTAGGTGCAGCCTGTTTTTGTGTTTTTTCATTAATTATTGGCTGTTTGGTAAGAAGTAGAGAAAGGTTTACAGGTATAGGGCAATTAATTACCATGCCCTTATTTTTTGCGAGTAATGCCATCTATCCCTTATCACTCATGCCAGGTTGGTTGCATCTAATTTCTAGTATCAATCCCTTAACTTATGAAGTTGACGCCTTACGCGGTGCAATGATCGCTCATGGCTCCAGTATCTATGGGTTTGGTCTGGACTGTACAATTCTCTTGCTAACATTAATAGGCTTGACTATCATCTGTGGACGATTGTACCCACGGGTGGCTATGTAA